One genomic region from Streptomyces venezuelae encodes:
- a CDS encoding helix-turn-helix transcriptional regulator: MSVNRVTTRTVPEETEGLRTPLRGRDAELAFIAARLDALDRGEGGIIRVEGPVGIGRSRILAEAAAAARRRGTRVFEGAADPDEQFVPLGPLLDGLLSGEEPLPGAVRLRDLATTPGQRFWLLQELGDRLRETARNGPLLVVLDDLQWCDDLTLLTFNTLAAGLSSHAILWLVAVRGGSVPSGVRTTLDRIRQAGAHELVLGALDDQATTRITEDVLGAAPGPDVLRVVRRAEGVPQLLVALLGSLRESVTIENGTAGLPAGPPAPREIPSVVRRLDQLSDEARALVQTAAAVGAPVTVALLAELLGRSSAALITAVRESLDADLLTESGDRLAFRHALIREAVEAGLPLSLRLALRGQAAELSPGSAASSVEQPGPSAGRAPEDAAEAGRAGPGDAAEADRLRTAAAELAPTAPGPAAERALKALELTAADAPERPRIIAEAIPLLWQTGRAAQARELGASALATGGLAPEDEARVRLALARLAVPFDFSEAARQARAGAALSGIPVDVRGRLLAMLAVGLSMAGEHAKAERVAAEAWEAAAAAGDRSAEATLTTVRSAVSFHRMDLTEAFRQAERAEALADALGVSTSLWVPEALWHALLSNTTGRSAEALAAADEGIRITREQGRTAATGMWLMTRSRILLEAGRLADARADAEAASATTDDLGPGNLADVTLRYVMMRVALHTGDRRTARAYAAEARRMRSDGAPVVRHFGSWMLALMADSEGLPDRAMAELDEVMTSPAADRPAYAGLVDPADAPVLVRLSLRAGAHERAAQAVALAERLAVLNPGLTFLAATAAHARGLLDNDLASLVRAVRLYEDCPRPLARASALEDTGRKLAATRKPEAVPYFDTALALYARAGAERDAERVRRRLRAAGVRRRPSAAGLSAAWPELTAAEIRVVRLVARGLTNQQVAEHLSVSPHTVSSHLRRAFTKLDITSRAELARLVRHRDSGE; the protein is encoded by the coding sequence ATGAGCGTGAACCGAGTGACGACAAGGACCGTGCCCGAGGAAACCGAGGGTCTACGGACACCCCTCCGCGGCAGGGACGCCGAACTGGCGTTCATCGCGGCGCGGCTCGACGCGCTCGACCGGGGCGAGGGCGGAATCATCCGCGTCGAAGGCCCCGTCGGTATCGGCAGGTCCAGGATCCTCGCGGAGGCCGCGGCAGCCGCGAGGCGGCGCGGGACGAGGGTGTTCGAGGGTGCGGCGGACCCCGACGAACAGTTCGTGCCGCTCGGCCCGCTGCTCGACGGTCTGCTCTCCGGCGAGGAACCGCTGCCGGGCGCCGTCCGCCTCAGGGACCTTGCCACGACACCCGGCCAGCGCTTCTGGCTGCTCCAGGAACTGGGGGACCGTCTGAGGGAGACCGCTCGAAACGGCCCCTTGCTCGTCGTCCTCGACGACCTCCAGTGGTGCGACGATCTGACCCTTCTCACCTTCAACACCCTCGCGGCCGGACTCTCGTCGCACGCCATCCTGTGGCTGGTCGCCGTGCGCGGCGGCAGCGTGCCCTCGGGAGTGCGCACGACGCTGGACAGGATCCGGCAGGCAGGCGCACACGAGCTGGTGCTGGGAGCGCTGGACGACCAGGCCACCACACGGATCACCGAGGACGTCCTGGGCGCCGCCCCCGGCCCGGACGTCCTCCGCGTCGTCCGCCGCGCCGAAGGGGTCCCGCAGCTGCTGGTCGCGCTGCTCGGCTCGCTGCGGGAGTCGGTGACGATCGAGAACGGCACGGCCGGACTGCCGGCCGGACCACCCGCCCCACGGGAAATCCCCTCGGTCGTGCGTCGCCTCGACCAGCTGTCCGACGAGGCACGGGCGCTGGTCCAGACGGCGGCCGCCGTGGGCGCCCCGGTCACCGTCGCGCTGCTGGCCGAACTGCTCGGCAGGTCCTCGGCGGCGCTCATCACCGCGGTACGGGAATCCCTCGACGCCGATCTGCTCACCGAAAGCGGCGATCGCCTCGCCTTCCGCCACGCACTGATCCGCGAGGCGGTGGAAGCCGGCCTTCCGCTGTCCCTGCGTCTGGCCCTGCGCGGTCAGGCCGCCGAGCTGTCGCCGGGGAGCGCGGCCTCCTCTGTCGAGCAGCCCGGGCCGTCGGCAGGGAGAGCACCGGAAGACGCGGCGGAGGCCGGGAGAGCGGGGCCGGGAGACGCGGCGGAGGCCGACCGGCTGCGCACCGCCGCGGCGGAACTCGCGCCCACCGCTCCCGGACCCGCCGCGGAACGGGCCCTCAAGGCCCTGGAACTCACCGCGGCGGACGCTCCGGAGCGGCCGCGGATCATCGCCGAGGCGATCCCGCTGCTCTGGCAGACGGGCCGGGCGGCCCAGGCGCGCGAGCTGGGAGCATCCGCCCTGGCGACCGGCGGTCTCGCACCCGAGGACGAGGCGCGCGTACGCCTCGCCCTGGCCCGCCTCGCCGTACCGTTCGACTTCTCCGAGGCGGCCCGGCAGGCCCGCGCCGGGGCGGCACTGTCCGGGATCCCCGTGGACGTCAGGGGGCGGCTGCTCGCCATGCTCGCCGTCGGCCTGTCGATGGCGGGCGAGCACGCGAAGGCCGAGCGGGTCGCCGCGGAGGCGTGGGAGGCCGCGGCGGCAGCGGGGGACCGCTCCGCGGAGGCGACGCTGACGACGGTCCGCTCCGCCGTGAGTTTCCACCGCATGGACCTGACCGAGGCGTTCCGGCAGGCCGAGAGGGCCGAGGCGCTGGCCGACGCACTGGGCGTCAGCACCTCGCTGTGGGTTCCGGAGGCCTTGTGGCACGCTCTCCTGTCGAACACCACCGGACGCTCGGCGGAGGCGCTCGCCGCCGCGGACGAGGGCATCCGGATCACCAGGGAGCAGGGCCGGACGGCGGCCACCGGCATGTGGCTCATGACCCGGTCCCGCATCCTCCTGGAGGCCGGACGGCTGGCGGACGCCCGGGCCGACGCCGAAGCCGCGTCCGCGACGACCGACGATCTCGGCCCGGGCAACCTCGCCGACGTCACGCTCCGGTACGTGATGATGCGCGTCGCCCTCCACACCGGCGACCGGCGGACCGCACGAGCGTACGCGGCGGAGGCGAGGCGCATGCGGAGCGACGGTGCCCCCGTCGTCCGGCACTTCGGTTCCTGGATGCTGGCACTGATGGCCGACTCCGAAGGCCTGCCCGACCGTGCCATGGCCGAACTCGACGAGGTGATGACGTCGCCCGCCGCGGACCGGCCGGCCTACGCCGGCTTGGTCGACCCCGCCGACGCCCCGGTCCTCGTCCGCCTCTCCCTGCGTGCCGGCGCGCACGAACGGGCCGCGCAGGCAGTCGCCCTGGCCGAGCGACTGGCCGTGCTCAACCCCGGCCTCACGTTCCTCGCCGCCACCGCCGCGCACGCCCGGGGGCTCCTCGACAACGACCTCGCCTCTCTCGTACGCGCCGTCCGGCTGTACGAGGACTGCCCTCGGCCGTTGGCCCGGGCGTCGGCACTGGAGGACACCGGACGCAAGCTGGCCGCCACCCGCAAGCCCGAAGCGGTGCCGTACTTCGACACGGCCCTCGCGCTCTACGCGCGAGCGGGCGCCGAGCGGGACGCCGAACGCGTCCGCCGACGCCTGCGGGCCGCCGGTGTCCGCCGCCGGCCCTCGGCGGCCGGACTCTCCGCTGCGTGGCCCGAGCTGACGGCCGCGGAGATACGGGTGGTACGGCTCGTGGCCCGGGGGCTGACCAACCAACAGGTGGCCGAGCACCTCTCCGTCTCGCCGCACACGGTGAGTTCGCACCTGCGCCGGGCCTTCACCAAGCTGGACATCACCTCGCGCGCGGAGCTGGCCCGGCTGGTCAGGCATCGTGACAGCGGAGAGTAG
- a CDS encoding FMN reductase, which translates to MKLIVVSAGLSTPSSTRLLADRLAEAARDELAARGQAPSTEVVELRDLAGDIANHLVTGFPPPRLSAGIDAVTAADGLIVVTPVFAASYSGLFKSFFDVIDPDALSGKPVLTAATGGTARHSLVLEHAVRPLFAHLRAVVVPTAVFAASEDWGSGGDEYTDGLPRRVRRAGVELAALMAARPVGEEPEDDVTVLERQLADLRFD; encoded by the coding sequence ATGAAGCTGATCGTCGTCTCCGCGGGGCTGAGCACCCCCTCCTCCACCCGCCTGCTCGCGGACCGGCTGGCCGAGGCGGCCCGCGACGAACTCGCCGCCCGGGGGCAGGCGCCGTCGACCGAGGTCGTGGAGCTGCGGGATCTCGCCGGCGACATCGCCAACCACCTCGTGACCGGCTTTCCGCCGCCGCGACTGAGCGCCGGGATCGACGCGGTGACGGCGGCCGACGGCCTGATCGTGGTGACTCCCGTGTTCGCGGCTTCCTACAGCGGTCTCTTCAAGTCCTTCTTCGACGTGATCGATCCGGACGCCCTCTCCGGGAAGCCGGTCCTGACCGCGGCGACGGGCGGTACCGCCCGCCACTCCCTGGTCCTCGAGCACGCCGTGCGCCCGCTCTTCGCCCATCTCCGTGCCGTCGTCGTCCCCACCGCCGTGTTCGCGGCCTCCGAGGACTGGGGCTCGGGGGGAGACGAGTACACCGACGGTCTTCCCCGCCGCGTCCGCCGGGCGGGCGTCGAGCTCGCCGCGCTCATGGCGGCGCGCCCGGTCGGTGAAGAACCCGAGGACGACGTCACGGTCCTCGAACGGCAACTCGCCGACCTGCGCTTCGACTGA
- a CDS encoding LLM class flavin-dependent oxidoreductase produces the protein MQFGIFTVGDVTPDPTDGRTPTEHERIKAMVAIALKAEEVGLDVFATGEHHNPPFVPSSPTTMLGYIAARTEKLILSTSTTLITTNDPVKIAEDYAMLQHLADGRVDLMLGRGNTGPVYPWFGQDIRQGIDLAKENYALLRRLWREDVVDWEGTFRTPLQAFTSTPRPLGGVPPFVWHGSIRSPEIAEQAAFYGDGFFHNNIFWPADHTRRMVQLYRRRFAHHGHGRPEDAVVGLGGQVFMRKNSQDAVREFRPYFDNAPVYGHGPSLEDFTEQTPLTVGSPQQVIERTLSFRESVGDYQRQLFLMDHAGLPLKTVLEQLDILGEEVVPVLRSEFAKGRPADVPEAPTHASLRAVREVSAA, from the coding sequence ATGCAGTTCGGCATATTCACCGTCGGGGACGTGACCCCCGACCCCACCGACGGTCGCACTCCGACCGAACACGAGCGCATCAAGGCGATGGTCGCCATCGCCCTCAAGGCCGAGGAGGTGGGCCTGGACGTCTTCGCCACAGGCGAGCACCACAACCCGCCGTTCGTCCCGTCGTCGCCGACGACCATGCTCGGCTACATCGCGGCCCGCACCGAGAAGCTGATCCTGTCCACGTCCACGACGCTGATCACCACCAACGACCCGGTGAAGATCGCCGAGGACTACGCGATGCTCCAGCACCTGGCCGACGGCCGGGTCGACCTCATGCTGGGGCGCGGCAACACGGGTCCGGTCTACCCGTGGTTCGGGCAGGACATCCGCCAGGGCATCGACCTCGCCAAGGAGAACTACGCCCTGCTGCGCCGGCTGTGGCGTGAGGACGTCGTGGACTGGGAAGGCACGTTCCGTACGCCGCTCCAGGCCTTCACCTCGACACCCCGGCCCCTGGGCGGCGTCCCGCCGTTCGTCTGGCACGGATCCATCAGGTCGCCCGAGATCGCGGAGCAGGCCGCCTTCTACGGAGACGGCTTCTTCCACAACAACATCTTCTGGCCGGCCGACCACACCCGGCGCATGGTGCAGCTCTACCGGCGCCGGTTCGCGCACCACGGCCACGGCCGGCCGGAGGACGCCGTCGTCGGCCTGGGCGGACAGGTCTTCATGCGCAAGAACTCCCAGGACGCCGTTCGGGAGTTCCGCCCCTACTTCGACAACGCTCCCGTGTACGGCCATGGCCCGTCGCTGGAGGACTTCACCGAACAGACCCCGCTGACGGTGGGCTCTCCCCAGCAGGTCATCGAGCGGACCCTGTCGTTCCGGGAGAGCGTCGGCGACTACCAGCGCCAGCTGTTCCTGATGGACCACGCGGGCCTGCCTCTGAAGACCGTCCTCGAACAGCTGGACATCCTCGGCGAAGAGGTCGTGCCCGTGCTGCGGAGCGAATTCGCCAAGGGGCGTCCGGCCGACGTGCCGGAGGCCCCCACGCACGCGTCCCTTCGGGCCGTCCGGGAGGTGTCCGCAGCATGA
- a CDS encoding alpha/beta fold hydrolase, translating to MPYITVGQENTNPIELYFEDRGAGQPVVLIHGFPLDGHSWERQSAALLDAGYRVITYDRRGFGQSSQPAVGYDYDTFAADLNTVLETLDLKDAVLVGFSMGTGEVARYVSTYGSGRVAKVAFLASLEPCLLKTDDNPDGVAPKEFFDGIVAAVKADRYAYYTAFFNDFYNLDENLGTRISEEAVRNSWNTAAGGGSFAASAAPSTWYTDFRADIPAVDVPALILHGTADRILPAENTARPFHKALASADYVEIEGAPHGLLWTHAEEVNTALLAFLAK from the coding sequence ATGCCGTACATCACCGTGGGCCAGGAGAACACCAACCCCATCGAGCTGTACTTCGAGGACCGGGGTGCCGGGCAGCCGGTCGTCCTCATCCACGGCTTTCCGCTCGACGGCCACTCCTGGGAGCGCCAGAGCGCCGCACTGCTCGACGCCGGCTACCGCGTGATCACGTACGACCGCCGCGGTTTCGGGCAGTCCTCCCAGCCGGCCGTCGGCTACGACTACGACACCTTCGCGGCCGACCTGAACACCGTGCTGGAGACCCTCGACCTGAAGGACGCCGTCCTGGTCGGTTTCTCCATGGGCACCGGAGAGGTCGCCCGCTACGTGTCCACGTACGGCTCCGGCCGCGTCGCCAAGGTCGCCTTCCTGGCCTCGCTCGAGCCCTGCCTGCTCAAGACCGACGACAACCCGGACGGCGTCGCGCCTAAGGAGTTCTTCGACGGAATCGTCGCCGCCGTCAAGGCCGACCGCTACGCCTACTACACCGCCTTCTTCAACGACTTCTACAACCTCGACGAGAACCTGGGCACCCGCATCAGCGAGGAGGCCGTCCGCAACAGCTGGAACACCGCGGCCGGCGGCGGCTCCTTCGCCGCGTCCGCCGCGCCGTCGACCTGGTACACCGACTTCCGCGCCGACATTCCCGCCGTCGACGTGCCCGCCCTGATCCTGCACGGCACGGCCGACCGCATCCTGCCCGCCGAGAACACCGCGCGCCCCTTCCACAAGGCGCTCGCATCCGCCGACTACGTCGAGATCGAGGGCGCCCCGCACGGCCTGCTGTGGACCCACGCCGAAGAGGTCAACACCGCGCTCCTCGCCTTCCTGGCGAAGTGA
- a CDS encoding helix-turn-helix transcriptional regulator: MAVPGSAALSRPGLRGREAELERLRALIEAVRDGEGGAIALLLGEPGIGKTVLLQETVSIARAHGFVVSHGRAEELHELAPLASLASGLLRGDPPLLSSTDFADLAGHHDQRIWLVERLAQLIEERSAGTPVLIAVDDVQWADPLSRFALSAMPARLLSSPVLWLLTGRNDPELYGQGPRTTTLPLRPLSDTALAELARDVLGGGVPTRVTELLDGAGGNPFLAAEMLRGIAASGAGAGVDTDAPEPPERLVLGVRDRLAGLRPETLHFLRIGSVLGRAFSLADAAALSSRPASGLSAEVDEAIAAALLHDDGERLLFRHDLLRQAVYADLAPSVRRALHREAASRLVAAGRSSTDAVPHLLKSAEPGDQEAIGLLGTAATDVIAVMPDLAADLAVRALELVPPHAPMAFDVGERAIVALTRAGRYTQARDTGDTLLARQPPLDVFARLQSVLGDTLWHLDDIHELTRRSTAALAAVTDPTIRARLTARQALARSRGRDLGAARETGERALAEAERSGDREARVLALWGLGEIALNAGDCAAAVEHHTALSVFDTAFLPEEAVARIHMDDFDAARRLLRTAGGAPLRPAMLTWAQGTLNMGLGRLDDADADLVTAERLEADLHVPGNLVNIRVNRGLLAMLRGDRDAAREHLDIVRATVAERPNTGNHATHRYFEAVVADADGDHAAAAELIRSVQRDHPFLRWRLLRPHVVQAVRIALRGGERNLAEDLAAQAAEHATRNPSVPTARGTAAHAAGLVNADHGLLERAVRVLLTGPRPLPLAAASADLGRALLTAGDPAATPALTRAHDLYAQAGADAAADRVRAALERATSRSGRRTGGFRPRPGQGWDALTASERKVARLIAAGHTNRSAAETLVVSPHTVNTHLASIFRKLSVRSRVHLARIVLAEGAAGTVTGD; the protein is encoded by the coding sequence ATGGCGGTGCCCGGCAGCGCGGCGCTGAGCCGGCCCGGACTGCGGGGCCGCGAAGCCGAGCTGGAGAGGCTGCGCGCCCTGATCGAGGCGGTGCGCGACGGCGAGGGAGGAGCGATCGCGCTGCTCCTGGGCGAGCCCGGGATCGGGAAGACCGTACTGCTCCAGGAGACCGTCTCGATCGCTCGGGCTCACGGGTTCGTCGTCAGCCATGGACGCGCCGAGGAACTGCACGAGCTGGCACCGCTCGCCTCACTGGCCTCCGGCCTCCTGCGCGGTGACCCGCCGCTGTTGTCCAGCACGGACTTCGCCGACCTCGCGGGCCATCACGACCAGCGCATCTGGCTCGTCGAACGACTGGCCCAGCTGATCGAGGAACGCTCGGCGGGCACGCCCGTACTGATCGCGGTCGACGACGTCCAATGGGCCGACCCGCTCAGCCGGTTCGCCCTGAGTGCCATGCCGGCACGGCTGCTCAGCTCCCCGGTCCTCTGGCTGCTCACGGGCAGGAACGACCCGGAGCTGTACGGGCAGGGGCCGCGGACGACGACCCTCCCGCTCCGGCCGCTGTCCGACACGGCCCTGGCCGAGCTGGCACGGGACGTCCTCGGCGGGGGCGTACCGACGCGGGTCACGGAGCTTCTCGACGGGGCGGGAGGCAACCCCTTCCTCGCGGCCGAGATGCTCAGGGGCATCGCGGCGTCGGGCGCGGGCGCGGGTGTGGACACGGACGCGCCGGAGCCGCCGGAGCGACTGGTCCTCGGCGTACGCGACCGGCTGGCCGGACTCCGGCCGGAAACCCTCCACTTCCTGCGCATCGGCTCGGTCCTCGGCCGCGCGTTCTCGCTCGCGGACGCCGCCGCCCTGAGCAGCCGGCCGGCCTCCGGACTCAGCGCCGAAGTGGACGAGGCGATCGCGGCCGCCCTCCTCCACGACGACGGCGAACGCCTCCTGTTCCGCCACGACCTGCTCCGCCAGGCGGTGTACGCCGATCTCGCCCCCTCCGTACGCCGGGCGCTCCACCGTGAGGCCGCGAGCCGGCTCGTCGCAGCGGGCCGGAGCTCCACCGACGCGGTCCCGCACCTGCTGAAGAGCGCCGAACCCGGCGACCAGGAGGCGATCGGGCTGCTCGGCACGGCCGCCACGGACGTGATCGCCGTGATGCCCGACCTCGCCGCCGACCTGGCCGTACGCGCCCTGGAACTCGTACCGCCCCATGCGCCCATGGCGTTCGACGTGGGAGAACGAGCCATCGTCGCGCTGACCCGCGCGGGCCGGTACACCCAGGCACGGGACACCGGCGACACGCTGCTCGCCCGGCAGCCGCCCCTGGACGTCTTCGCCCGCCTGCAGTCCGTGCTCGGCGACACGCTGTGGCACCTCGACGACATCCACGAGCTGACCCGACGGTCGACGGCAGCACTGGCCGCCGTCACCGACCCGACGATCCGCGCCCGGCTCACCGCCCGGCAAGCCCTCGCCCGGTCCCGCGGGCGCGACCTCGGGGCCGCTCGCGAGACCGGCGAACGGGCACTCGCCGAGGCGGAGCGGTCCGGGGACCGGGAGGCCCGGGTCCTCGCGCTGTGGGGCCTCGGCGAGATCGCCCTCAACGCCGGCGACTGCGCCGCCGCCGTCGAGCACCACACGGCGCTGAGCGTGTTCGACACGGCCTTCCTGCCGGAGGAGGCCGTCGCCCGGATCCACATGGACGACTTCGACGCCGCACGGCGACTGCTCCGGACGGCGGGCGGCGCTCCCCTGCGCCCCGCCATGCTGACCTGGGCCCAGGGAACCCTGAACATGGGGCTCGGCCGGCTCGACGACGCGGACGCCGACCTCGTCACCGCCGAGCGGCTCGAAGCGGACCTCCACGTGCCCGGCAACCTGGTCAACATCCGCGTCAACCGCGGCCTCCTCGCGATGCTGCGCGGCGACCGCGACGCCGCGCGGGAACACCTGGACATCGTGCGGGCGACCGTGGCCGAGCGGCCGAACACGGGCAACCACGCCACACACCGGTACTTCGAGGCCGTGGTCGCCGACGCCGACGGCGACCACGCGGCAGCGGCCGAACTGATCCGATCCGTGCAGCGTGACCATCCCTTCCTCCGATGGCGGCTCCTGCGCCCCCATGTCGTCCAGGCCGTGCGGATCGCCCTGCGCGGCGGGGAACGGAACCTGGCCGAGGACCTCGCGGCCCAGGCCGCCGAACACGCCACCCGCAACCCCTCCGTGCCGACCGCACGGGGGACGGCCGCCCACGCGGCCGGTCTGGTGAACGCCGACCACGGACTCCTGGAGCGAGCGGTCCGCGTCCTCCTCACCGGCCCCCGGCCGCTGCCCCTCGCCGCCGCATCCGCAGACCTCGGGCGCGCACTCCTCACGGCGGGCGACCCCGCCGCGACACCCGCCCTGACCAGGGCCCACGACCTCTACGCCCAGGCGGGAGCCGACGCCGCGGCGGACCGGGTCCGGGCCGCGCTGGAACGGGCCACGAGCCGCTCCGGCCGACGCACCGGAGGCTTCCGGCCGCGCCCCGGCCAGGGCTGGGACGCCCTCACGGCCTCGGAACGCAAGGTGGCCCGGCTGATCGCCGCGGGTCACACCAACCGGTCGGCCGCGGAGACCCTCGTCGTCTCCCCGCACACGGTCAACACCCATCTGGCGTCGATCTTCCGCAAGCTCTCGGTGCGCTCGAGGGTCCACCTGGCCCGGATCGTGCTCGCGGAGGGCGCCGCCGGAACGGTGACCGGCGACTGA
- a CDS encoding carbohydrate ABC transporter permease codes for MNGVRERLASRAFTSVAVVIAVLWTTPTLGLLLSSFRPEEEIKTTGWWTVFGTPHLTLDNYGEVLTAGGNGSGRLAEHFVNSVVITLPSVLFPLVLAFFAAYALAWIDFRGRDALVVGIFALQVVPLQMALVPLLKLFSQGWLFLPAWNLTGPARFGQIWFAHTVFALPFAVFLLHNFLAGLPRDLIEAARVDGASHGTLLLRIVLPLARPALVSFAVIQFIWVWNDLLVALTLSGGTAETAPMTVRLASLAGTYGNEWQRLTAGAFVAAFVPLLVFVFLRRHFARGLLAGSVKG; via the coding sequence GTGAACGGCGTCCGGGAGCGTCTGGCCTCCCGCGCCTTCACGTCGGTCGCCGTGGTGATCGCGGTCCTCTGGACGACACCGACCCTCGGTCTGCTGCTCTCGTCGTTCCGTCCCGAGGAGGAGATCAAGACGACGGGCTGGTGGACCGTGTTCGGTACGCCGCACCTCACGCTCGACAACTACGGCGAGGTGCTGACCGCCGGCGGGAACGGGTCGGGGCGGCTCGCGGAGCACTTCGTCAACTCCGTCGTCATCACCCTTCCCTCGGTGCTGTTCCCGCTCGTCCTGGCGTTCTTCGCGGCGTACGCCCTGGCGTGGATCGACTTCAGGGGGCGGGACGCGCTCGTCGTCGGCATCTTCGCGCTCCAGGTCGTGCCGCTCCAGATGGCGCTCGTCCCCCTCCTGAAGCTGTTCTCCCAGGGCTGGCTGTTCCTGCCCGCGTGGAACCTCACCGGCCCCGCGCGTTTCGGCCAGATCTGGTTCGCCCACACGGTCTTCGCGCTGCCGTTCGCGGTGTTCCTCCTGCACAACTTCCTGGCCGGGCTGCCCAGGGACCTGATCGAGGCCGCCCGCGTCGACGGCGCGTCGCACGGGACGCTGCTGCTCCGCATCGTGCTGCCCCTGGCCCGCCCGGCCCTGGTCTCCTTCGCCGTCATCCAGTTCATCTGGGTGTGGAACGACCTCCTCGTGGCACTGACGCTGTCGGGCGGGACCGCCGAGACCGCGCCGATGACGGTCAGACTGGCGAGCCTGGCCGGGACATACGGCAACGAATGGCAGCGGCTCACCGCAGGAGCCTTCGTGGCGGCGTTCGTCCCCCTGCTCGTCTTCGTCTTCCTCCGACGGCACTTCGCACGGGGACTGCTCGCCGGATCGGTCAAGGGATGA
- a CDS encoding carbohydrate ABC transporter permease — protein sequence MSFDAFAQQPKLLYLLQGVAAFAAVVSLILLALHRGPVRSRAAALLLLAPALLLLTVGLLLPGLRTLALSFTENGGDSWAGFDNYVWMVTDPRALVALRNTLAWVVLVPSLATSVGLLYAAAVVRSRFRAFALLLVLTPMAISFVGAGVVWKFVYAYRPAEAGQIGLLNQLVVAFGGEPRQWLVDSPWNVLFLVVVMVWTQAGFAAVLLAGAIRAVPGELTEAARLDGASPRQIFWRITMPSIRPTLLVVVLAQAIGTFKAFDIVKTMTGGQFGTGVIAHEMYDQAFRYGETGRGAALAVLLFVLVTPFVAHQVRAQRRAA from the coding sequence ATGTCGTTCGACGCCTTCGCCCAGCAGCCCAAGCTGCTCTACCTGCTCCAGGGCGTCGCCGCCTTCGCGGCGGTGGTCTCCCTGATCCTGCTCGCGCTGCACCGGGGGCCGGTCAGGAGCAGGGCCGCGGCCCTGCTCCTGCTGGCCCCCGCGCTGCTGCTGCTCACGGTGGGTCTCCTCCTGCCCGGTCTGCGCACCCTGGCGCTGTCGTTCACGGAGAACGGGGGAGACTCCTGGGCCGGCTTCGACAACTACGTGTGGATGGTCACGGACCCCCGGGCGCTGGTCGCGCTGCGCAACACCCTGGCGTGGGTGGTGCTCGTGCCGTCGCTGGCGACCTCGGTCGGTCTGCTCTACGCGGCGGCCGTCGTACGGTCGCGGTTCAGAGCGTTCGCGCTGCTCCTCGTCCTGACGCCGATGGCGATCTCCTTCGTCGGCGCGGGCGTCGTCTGGAAGTTCGTCTACGCCTACCGTCCCGCGGAGGCCGGGCAGATCGGGCTGCTGAACCAGCTCGTCGTCGCGTTCGGCGGCGAACCGAGGCAATGGCTCGTGGACTCTCCCTGGAACGTCCTGTTCCTCGTCGTGGTGATGGTGTGGACACAGGCGGGCTTCGCGGCCGTCCTGCTGGCCGGCGCGATCAGGGCCGTTCCCGGAGAGCTCACCGAGGCGGCCCGACTCGACGGCGCATCCCCCCGGCAGATCTTCTGGCGGATCACCATGCCGTCGATCAGGCCCACTCTGCTCGTCGTGGTCCTCGCCCAGGCGATCGGCACCTTCAAGGCCTTCGACATCGTCAAGACCATGACCGGCGGACAGTTCGGCACCGGCGTCATCGCCCACGAGATGTACGACCAGGCCTTCCGCTACGGCGAGACGGGCCGCGGCGCGGCGCTCGCCGTGCTCCTCTTCGTCCTCGTCACCCCCTTCGTCGCCCACCAGGTCCGGGCACAGCGGAGGGCGGCGTGA